The Halorussus limi genome includes a region encoding these proteins:
- a CDS encoding isocitrate/isopropylmalate dehydrogenase family protein, with the protein MAYEIATIPGDGIGPEVVDAALPLFEDAADAAGFSFETDRFDWGSERYVEEGAMMPDDGLDRLESYDSILLGAVGHPEVPDHVTLHGLLLPIRKGFDQGICKRPSVLFDGIESPLRGYEGGDIDFVVYRENTEGEYADVGGREHLGFDNDVAVQSGVFTRDATERIVRAAFDAAAEREGKVTSITKSNAQAHSMVFWDDIVEEIGEEYPDIEVERLLVDAASMDFIRRPEEFDVVVASNLFGDILTDIGAIVTGSMGLAPSANVNPDGEYPSMFEPVHGSAPDIVGKGVANPLATVLSGSMLFEHLGEQAAADALWDAVTDQVADPDAPRTPDLGGEAATEDVVADLRDRLSV; encoded by the coding sequence ATGGCATACGAGATAGCCACCATTCCCGGTGACGGTATCGGTCCGGAAGTCGTCGACGCGGCACTCCCGCTGTTCGAGGACGCCGCCGACGCGGCGGGATTCTCCTTCGAGACGGACCGCTTCGACTGGGGAAGCGAACGCTACGTCGAAGAGGGAGCGATGATGCCGGACGACGGCCTCGACCGACTGGAGTCGTACGACTCGATTCTACTCGGGGCAGTCGGCCACCCCGAGGTGCCGGACCACGTCACGCTCCACGGACTACTACTGCCCATCCGGAAAGGATTCGACCAGGGCATCTGCAAGCGCCCCTCGGTGCTGTTCGACGGCATCGAGAGTCCGCTCCGGGGCTACGAGGGCGGCGACATCGATTTCGTGGTGTACCGCGAGAACACCGAGGGCGAGTACGCGGACGTCGGCGGCCGCGAACACCTCGGGTTCGACAACGACGTGGCGGTCCAGAGCGGCGTGTTCACCCGCGACGCGACCGAGCGCATCGTCCGGGCCGCGTTCGACGCCGCGGCCGAGCGTGAGGGGAAGGTGACCAGCATCACGAAGTCGAACGCGCAGGCCCACAGCATGGTGTTCTGGGACGACATCGTCGAGGAAATCGGCGAGGAGTACCCTGATATCGAGGTCGAGCGTCTGCTGGTCGACGCCGCGAGCATGGACTTCATCCGCCGACCCGAGGAGTTCGACGTAGTGGTGGCCTCGAACCTCTTCGGCGACATCCTGACCGACATCGGGGCCATCGTCACCGGGAGCATGGGACTCGCGCCCTCCGCGAACGTCAACCCGGACGGCGAGTACCCCTCGATGTTCGAACCGGTCCACGGGAGCGCCCCCGACATCGTCGGGAAGGGCGTCGCCAACCCGCTCGCGACCGTTCTCTCGGGGTCGATGCTCTTCGAACACCTCGGCGAGCAGGCCGCGGCCGACGCCCTCTGGGACGCGGTCACCGACCAAGTGGCCGACCCCGACGCGCCGCGGACCCCCGACCTCGGCGGGGAGGCCGCGACCGAGGACGTGGTCGCCGACCTCCGAGACAGACTGTCGGTGTAG
- a CDS encoding mandelate racemase/muconate lactonizing enzyme family protein, with amino-acid sequence MEVASVEAIPLRRDLGERFANAQKWIDSREYCLVRVEADDGTVGWGECWGPTAGNRELVEEYVSPWLRGRDPRNVEQIHDDLVYKLRSSYHSYVPASVVSGVDIALWDLYGKAVGQPVSALVGGRRRDQVRAYATGHFWGDVEDFETLRADVVEEAEGHVAAGFDALKNKIGLSRIFGWGPEKDVELVRAIREAVGDDVRLMTDANHAYDVADARRVAEGLAELDVHFFEEPVPPRNIENYAAINEEVEVPLAGGECWAFQHEFDRVLDAGAVGYVQPDVTSAGGITSTRRVATMADAANVQCHPHVFGSAVALAASLQMLATIPGDPMLEFDRTPNPIREDLAVEPITNEGNSVPIPDSPGLGIEIDRDVLAEFRADA; translated from the coding sequence ATGGAAGTCGCAAGCGTCGAAGCGATTCCGCTACGCAGAGACCTCGGTGAACGGTTCGCCAACGCCCAGAAGTGGATAGACAGCCGCGAGTACTGCCTCGTCCGAGTCGAGGCCGACGACGGCACGGTCGGGTGGGGCGAGTGCTGGGGACCGACCGCGGGCAACCGCGAACTCGTCGAGGAGTACGTCTCGCCGTGGCTCCGGGGTCGAGACCCCCGAAACGTCGAGCAGATTCACGACGACCTCGTCTACAAACTCCGGTCGTCGTACCACTCCTACGTCCCCGCCAGCGTAGTCAGCGGCGTGGACATCGCGCTGTGGGATCTCTACGGAAAGGCGGTCGGCCAACCCGTCTCCGCGCTCGTGGGCGGTCGGCGACGAGACCAGGTGCGGGCGTACGCGACCGGCCACTTCTGGGGCGACGTCGAGGACTTCGAGACCCTCCGGGCCGACGTCGTCGAGGAGGCGGAGGGCCACGTCGCGGCGGGGTTCGACGCGCTCAAAAACAAGATCGGCCTCTCGCGCATCTTCGGATGGGGGCCGGAGAAGGACGTCGAACTCGTCCGGGCCATCCGCGAGGCGGTCGGCGACGACGTGCGCCTGATGACCGACGCCAACCACGCCTACGACGTGGCCGACGCCCGGCGCGTCGCCGAGGGACTGGCGGAACTCGACGTCCACTTCTTCGAGGAACCCGTCCCCCCGCGCAACATCGAGAACTACGCCGCGATAAACGAGGAGGTGGAGGTCCCGCTCGCGGGCGGCGAGTGCTGGGCCTTCCAGCACGAGTTCGACCGAGTCCTCGACGCCGGTGCCGTGGGGTACGTCCAACCCGACGTCACCAGCGCGGGCGGCATCACCTCGACGCGGCGCGTGGCGACGATGGCCGACGCGGCGAACGTCCAGTGTCATCCCCACGTGTTCGGCAGCGCCGTCGCGCTCGCGGCCAGCCTACAGATGTTGGCGACGATTCCCGGCGACCCGATGCTGGAGTTCGACCGCACGCCGAACCCCATCCGCGAGGACCTCGCGGTCGAACCCATCACGAACGAGGGGAACTCGGTGCCGATTCCGGACTCGCCCGGCCTCGGAATCGAAATCGATCGGGACGTGCTGGCGGAGTTCCGGGCCGACGCGTAG
- a CDS encoding CaiB/BaiF CoA transferase family protein yields MTGTDSARPLDGVRVLDCTQMLSGPFATQLLADLGAEVVKVERPEIGDITRAVGPTVGDSDVSSYFASLNRGKRSVELDLSTPAGAAAFERLAADADVVVENYRPGTMAEWGLGYDDLREGNDDLVYCSISGFLEGPNRDLAAFDMVVQALSGSMSVTGQADGSPARPGIPIGDICAGMYAALSVVTALSVRDQHGGQHVEVPMFEGLVSWLTERAGRTLATGDPYPRMGTAHPSLAPYRAFETADGWFAVAVGSEGTWASFCDAIDRPDLADDPRFETNADRVEHREELTAELEPLFAGQSAEAWFDLFCEHGVPGAPVRDTVEVFEDPQLRESDVTTDLSLGGTDMPLVQFPARFSGLSTGTNRVPPRLGEHTREVLDDDALDAVERDGG; encoded by the coding sequence ATGACCGGGACCGACTCCGCTCGCCCGCTGGACGGCGTTCGGGTCCTCGACTGCACCCAGATGCTCTCGGGACCGTTCGCGACCCAGTTGCTCGCGGACCTCGGGGCCGAAGTCGTCAAAGTCGAGCGCCCCGAGATCGGCGACATCACGAGGGCCGTGGGGCCGACGGTGGGCGACTCGGACGTTTCGAGCTACTTCGCGTCGCTCAACCGCGGCAAGCGCAGCGTCGAACTCGACCTCTCGACACCGGCGGGGGCGGCGGCCTTCGAGCGCCTCGCCGCCGACGCCGACGTGGTCGTCGAGAACTACCGCCCCGGGACGATGGCGGAGTGGGGGCTCGGCTACGACGACCTCCGGGAGGGCAACGACGACCTCGTCTACTGCTCGATATCGGGCTTCCTAGAGGGCCCCAACCGCGATCTCGCGGCGTTCGACATGGTCGTGCAGGCACTGAGCGGGAGCATGAGCGTGACGGGGCAGGCCGACGGCTCGCCGGCGCGTCCGGGGATTCCGATCGGCGACATCTGCGCGGGCATGTACGCCGCGCTCTCGGTCGTCACCGCGCTCTCGGTGCGCGACCAACACGGCGGTCAGCACGTCGAGGTTCCGATGTTCGAGGGACTCGTCTCGTGGCTGACCGAGCGCGCCGGTCGGACGCTGGCCACCGGCGACCCCTACCCGCGGATGGGGACCGCCCACCCGTCGCTCGCGCCGTACCGCGCGTTCGAGACGGCCGACGGGTGGTTCGCCGTCGCCGTGGGGAGCGAGGGGACGTGGGCGTCGTTCTGCGACGCCATCGACCGGCCGGACCTCGCAGACGACCCCCGGTTCGAGACCAACGCCGACCGGGTCGAACACCGCGAGGAACTGACCGCGGAACTCGAACCGCTGTTCGCCGGGCAGTCGGCCGAGGCGTGGTTCGACCTGTTCTGCGAGCACGGCGTCCCCGGCGCGCCGGTCCGGGACACCGTCGAGGTGTTCGAGGACCCCCAACTCCGCGAGAGCGACGTGACCACCGACCTCTCGCTCGGTGGTACCGACATGCCGCTAGTCCAGTTCCCCGCTCGATTCTCCGGTCTCAGCACCGGGACAAACCGAGTGCCGCCGCGACTCGGCGAACACACCCGTGAGGTCCTCGACGACGACGCGCTCGACGCGGTCGAACGCGACGGGGGGTGA
- a CDS encoding acyl-CoA thioesterase, protein MTDYEYATELDVRFRDLDAMGHVNNAVYATYLEQARADYYADVVDIPLPEADTVLVNLSIAYRRPVTADETVAVALGVGDLGESSIPMEYEIRTGDGVAATAETVQVVFDRETGESRSIPQEWRDRITRYAQSDG, encoded by the coding sequence ATGACGGACTACGAGTACGCGACCGAACTCGACGTTCGATTCCGGGACCTCGACGCGATGGGCCACGTCAACAACGCCGTCTACGCCACGTACCTGGAGCAGGCGCGCGCCGACTACTACGCCGACGTCGTCGACATACCCCTCCCGGAAGCCGACACGGTGCTGGTGAACCTCTCGATAGCGTACCGGCGCCCCGTCACGGCCGACGAGACGGTCGCGGTCGCGCTCGGTGTCGGCGACCTGGGCGAGTCGAGCATCCCCATGGAGTACGAGATTCGAACCGGGGACGGCGTCGCCGCGACGGCCGAGACGGTACAGGTCGTGTTCGACCGCGAGACCGGCGAGTCGCGCTCGATTCCTCAGGAGTGGCGCGACCGGATTACGCGATATGCGCAATCTGACGGTTGA
- a CDS encoding haloacid dehalogenase type II, with protein sequence MAPIATETLREETEVLAFDLWDTLLDRESTLVPALGDLLDAHGSDYDPEILLRRYLAMHFRDSMIDSLIPGPHTPFKEISRRALAYRLDQLGLDVPDEAVRDVIRQWKQLEPYPDVDAALADLAEEYTLVGLSNGDPDMLAAVRPNFETDLDGVVSVAEAGAYKPHRASYDLCCDRFDVAPHEVTFVTAHTFDLVGAKAVGMRGAFLNRHENPFGGWPQRPELVVEDTERLAEALL encoded by the coding sequence ATGGCACCAATCGCCACGGAGACGCTCCGCGAGGAGACGGAGGTCCTCGCGTTCGACCTCTGGGACACGCTTCTCGACCGCGAATCGACGCTCGTCCCCGCGCTCGGGGACCTCCTCGACGCCCACGGGAGCGACTACGACCCCGAGATTCTGCTCCGGCGGTATCTGGCGATGCACTTTCGCGACTCGATGATAGACTCGCTGATTCCCGGTCCGCACACGCCCTTCAAGGAGATAAGTCGGCGCGCGCTCGCCTACCGCCTCGACCAACTCGGTCTCGACGTGCCGGACGAGGCGGTGCGCGACGTCATCAGGCAGTGGAAGCAACTCGAACCGTACCCCGACGTGGACGCCGCCCTCGCCGACCTCGCTGAGGAGTACACGCTCGTCGGACTCTCGAACGGCGACCCCGACATGCTCGCCGCGGTCCGTCCGAACTTCGAGACGGACCTCGACGGCGTCGTCTCGGTCGCGGAAGCGGGCGCGTACAAACCGCACCGCGCCTCCTACGACCTGTGTTGCGACCGATTCGACGTCGCCCCGCACGAAGTGACGTTCGTGACCGCCCACACCTTCGATTTGGTCGGTGCGAAGGCGGTGGGAATGCGCGGGGCGTTTCTCAACCGCCACGAGAACCCCTTCGGCGGGTGGCCCCAGCGACCGGAGCTGGTAGTCGAGGACACCGAGCGGTTGGCAGAGGCGTTGCTGTGA
- a CDS encoding enoyl-CoA hydratase/isomerase family protein, whose product MGFYSAYDSITVDVADGVATIEFHRPEKYNALNTEVMLDLQRAFAELQLDRDIDVVVITGEGEDAFSAGADIEQYAGPAEEHDPRQKDRQELFYDIYRAPLDLHAPVIAKIDGYCAGGGLILAMYCDMRVAAEGSQFGVPTCNIGQIPTGGSNYRAVQLVGEAKAKELVLTAGFIDDEEAHRIGLVNHVVPSEDLNEKVAGIVDAIQSTGRGAVKNSKKAINQAADAPDIDAAREYEADLWWEQFATDERRDLVDEFNEE is encoded by the coding sequence ATGGGCTTCTACAGCGCTTACGATAGCATCACGGTGGACGTCGCAGACGGCGTCGCCACCATCGAATTCCACCGACCCGAGAAGTACAACGCCCTCAACACCGAGGTGATGCTCGACCTCCAGCGGGCGTTCGCCGAACTCCAACTCGACCGGGACATCGACGTCGTGGTCATCACCGGGGAGGGCGAGGACGCTTTCTCCGCGGGCGCGGACATCGAGCAGTACGCCGGGCCCGCCGAGGAACACGACCCCCGTCAGAAGGACCGCCAAGAGCTGTTCTACGACATCTACCGCGCACCGCTCGACCTCCACGCCCCCGTCATCGCCAAGATAGACGGCTACTGCGCGGGCGGTGGCCTGATTCTCGCGATGTACTGCGACATGCGGGTCGCCGCCGAGGGGTCGCAGTTCGGCGTCCCTACCTGTAACATCGGCCAGATTCCGACCGGCGGGTCGAACTACCGCGCGGTCCAACTCGTCGGCGAGGCCAAGGCGAAGGAGCTCGTTCTCACGGCCGGGTTCATCGACGACGAGGAGGCTCACCGCATCGGGCTGGTCAATCACGTGGTCCCGTCCGAGGACCTCAACGAGAAGGTCGCCGGAATCGTGGACGCGATTCAGAGCACCGGCCGGGGCGCTGTCAAGAATTCGAAGAAGGCCATCAACCAGGCCGCCGACGCGCCCGACATCGACGCCGCGAGGGAGTACGAGGCCGACCTCTGGTGGGAGCAGTTCGCCACCGACGAGCGCCGGGACCTCGTGGACGAGTTCAACGAGGAGTAG
- a CDS encoding CaiB/BaiF CoA transferase family protein, with protein sequence MSKQGPLSDLTVVEMTAHRAGPFCGALLADLGAEVVKIERPGIGDPARDQGAGPAGKSGYFMANNRNKKSVTLDLKADAGREAALDLLADADVFVENFGYGVTDKLGIGYEDVREVNEEIIYASIKGYGETGPSKEKKGLDLILQAEGGIMSVTGPEDGDPVKVGQAIGDLSAGMFAAIAVLARLHERDRRAGTEGDGDGEFVGKFDVGLFDAIVSVMNEYLTFNSMTGEVPGPQGTSHQSLVPYQLFETADGHVVTGVPSDERWDDFVDVVGREELRQYPTNDERAANAEEVTAIIQEEFAKRSTDHWLSTLTEHGFPNGPLNDVGDVVDHPQAEARGLVREHDDPDGGEVVLPGHPVNFPDFETEIRSPAPRLGEHTDEVFADVADDQTTLDEWRADGAFGGAGGGE encoded by the coding sequence ATGTCGAAGCAGGGACCGCTGTCGGACCTGACCGTCGTAGAGATGACTGCCCACCGCGCTGGCCCCTTCTGCGGGGCGCTGCTGGCGGACCTCGGAGCGGAGGTCGTGAAAATCGAACGGCCGGGTATCGGCGACCCGGCCCGTGACCAAGGGGCGGGTCCGGCGGGCAAGTCGGGCTACTTCATGGCGAACAATCGGAACAAGAAGTCGGTCACGCTCGACCTGAAGGCCGACGCGGGACGGGAGGCGGCCCTCGACCTACTCGCCGACGCGGACGTCTTCGTCGAGAACTTCGGCTACGGCGTCACCGACAAACTCGGCATCGGCTACGAGGACGTCCGGGAAGTGAACGAGGAGATAATCTACGCGTCCATCAAGGGGTACGGCGAGACGGGGCCGTCCAAGGAGAAGAAGGGCCTCGACCTCATCCTGCAGGCGGAGGGCGGTATCATGAGCGTGACGGGTCCCGAAGACGGCGACCCCGTGAAGGTCGGACAGGCCATCGGCGACCTGAGCGCGGGGATGTTCGCCGCCATCGCCGTGTTGGCCCGACTTCACGAGCGCGACCGGCGGGCCGGAACCGAGGGAGACGGCGACGGCGAGTTCGTCGGGAAGTTCGACGTCGGCCTGTTCGACGCCATCGTCAGCGTCATGAACGAGTACCTGACCTTCAACTCGATGACCGGCGAGGTTCCCGGTCCCCAGGGGACTTCCCATCAGTCGCTCGTGCCGTACCAGCTGTTCGAGACGGCCGACGGGCACGTCGTGACCGGCGTCCCGAGCGACGAGCGGTGGGACGACTTCGTGGACGTCGTCGGCCGGGAGGAACTCAGGCAGTACCCGACCAACGACGAGCGCGCCGCGAACGCGGAGGAGGTCACCGCGATAATTCAGGAGGAGTTCGCCAAGCGCTCGACCGACCACTGGCTCTCGACGTTGACCGAACACGGGTTCCCGAACGGCCCGCTCAACGACGTGGGCGACGTGGTGGACCACCCGCAGGCGGAGGCGCGAGGACTCGTCCGAGAACACGACGACCCCGACGGCGGCGAGGTCGTCCTGCCCGGCCACCCGGTCAACTTCCCCGACTTCGAGACCGAGATTCGGAGTCCCGCACCTCGGCTGGGCGAACACACCGACGAGGTGTTCGCGGACGTCGCCGACGACCAGACCACGCTGGACGAGTGGCGCGCGGACGGGGCGTTCGGGGGTGCTGGCGGTGGCGAGTGA
- a CDS encoding acetate--CoA ligase family protein — protein MASDRENPERPDLDPLFAPESVAVVGASPDSWYSSQLMDNLLDYGYDGTVYPVNPSRDEAWDRTCYDTIADVPEVVDLAVVSVPREYVVDVVTAAGEMGVPAALVITAGFAEADDEGARLQAELAEAAAEHDIRVCGPNCIGLANAREGTVLTSTCSRKPEPGNVGLVSHSGALAFTTFFERAADEDLAFSHIVSTGNEADLTLTDYVEYMAADPAVDVICAYVEGLDRPRRFMGAAEAAVRGGTPVLAVKIGGSAAAESAAMSHTGSLVGTDEAWDAVCDRVGVQQVPDIPDLLGRASAHAAFDPPSSNRVCVASTSGGLASLLADMASERGLDVPPLEGETERRLLDMEGLLTFGELHNPVDIRGYGADHLPEIADALFADDAYDAYVFAVGLSAVDERADDIADDLLAVADAADDPVLFLWTGRKDPDELGDLQPYERVREQVPLFYDPGRCMDALASLVEFGANRDRLADRPARSYQRPESDQRELDVPTDRTLTWGESADLLSAFDVETVETRLAEGPDEAATVASDLGFPVVLKVDSADVPHRSTVGGVRTDVRTAADARDAYEEILSSVREAVPDAEIEGVLIQPQVEDGVEALTGVSTDPEFGPLVAVGPGGTLVEQFDERALLVPPFTAAEAADAIAETRLDALLVQSDADATALAELLSRVGDLAAECGSLDELDLNPVLVRESGVEVVDALVRTR, from the coding sequence GTGGCGAGTGACCGAGAGAACCCCGAGCGCCCCGACCTCGACCCGCTGTTCGCGCCCGAGTCGGTGGCCGTCGTCGGGGCCAGTCCCGACTCGTGGTACTCCTCGCAGTTGATGGACAACCTCCTCGACTACGGCTACGACGGGACGGTGTACCCGGTCAATCCGAGTCGCGACGAGGCGTGGGACCGGACCTGCTACGACACCATCGCGGACGTGCCCGAGGTCGTGGACTTGGCGGTCGTCAGCGTCCCGCGAGAGTACGTGGTGGACGTGGTGACCGCGGCGGGCGAGATGGGCGTGCCCGCCGCGCTCGTCATCACCGCGGGGTTCGCCGAGGCCGACGACGAGGGCGCTCGACTTCAGGCCGAACTGGCCGAGGCGGCCGCCGAACACGATATTCGGGTGTGCGGTCCCAATTGCATCGGACTAGCGAACGCCCGCGAGGGGACGGTACTGACCAGCACCTGCTCGCGGAAGCCGGAACCGGGCAACGTCGGACTGGTCAGCCACTCGGGGGCGCTGGCGTTCACGACCTTCTTCGAGCGCGCCGCCGACGAAGACCTCGCGTTCTCCCACATCGTCTCGACCGGTAACGAGGCCGATCTGACGCTCACAGACTACGTCGAGTACATGGCCGCCGACCCGGCGGTGGACGTCATCTGCGCGTACGTCGAGGGACTCGACCGGCCCCGACGGTTCATGGGGGCGGCCGAGGCCGCCGTCCGCGGGGGTACGCCGGTCCTCGCAGTCAAGATAGGCGGGTCCGCCGCGGCCGAGAGCGCGGCCATGTCTCACACGGGGTCGCTGGTCGGTACCGACGAGGCCTGGGACGCCGTCTGCGACCGGGTCGGGGTCCAACAGGTGCCGGACATCCCCGACCTTCTGGGACGCGCGAGCGCTCACGCGGCGTTCGACCCGCCGTCGTCGAACCGGGTGTGCGTCGCCTCCACGAGCGGGGGGCTGGCGAGTCTGCTCGCGGACATGGCGAGCGAACGCGGCCTCGACGTCCCGCCCTTGGAGGGGGAGACCGAGCGCCGACTGCTCGACATGGAGGGGCTGTTGACCTTCGGCGAACTCCACAACCCCGTGGACATCAGAGGCTACGGCGCGGACCACCTCCCCGAAATCGCCGACGCCCTGTTCGCGGACGACGCGTACGACGCCTACGTGTTCGCGGTCGGCCTCTCGGCGGTGGACGAACGCGCCGATGACATCGCCGACGACCTGCTCGCGGTCGCCGACGCCGCGGACGACCCCGTCCTCTTCCTCTGGACCGGCCGCAAGGACCCCGACGAACTCGGCGACCTACAGCCCTACGAGCGAGTTCGCGAGCAAGTGCCGCTGTTCTACGACCCCGGCCGGTGCATGGACGCGCTCGCCTCGCTGGTCGAGTTCGGGGCGAACCGGGACCGACTCGCGGACCGACCGGCCCGGAGTTACCAGAGGCCCGAGAGCGACCAACGCGAACTCGATGTGCCGACCGACCGGACTCTGACGTGGGGCGAATCCGCCGACCTCCTCTCGGCGTTCGACGTCGAGACCGTCGAGACGCGACTCGCCGAGGGGCCGGACGAGGCGGCGACGGTCGCGTCGGACCTCGGTTTCCCGGTCGTCCTCAAGGTCGATTCGGCCGACGTCCCCCACCGGTCCACAGTCGGCGGCGTGCGGACCGACGTGCGCACCGCGGCCGACGCCCGGGATGCGTACGAGGAGATACTGTCGAGCGTCCGCGAGGCGGTCCCCGACGCCGAGATAGAGGGCGTCCTGATCCAACCGCAGGTCGAAGACGGCGTGGAGGCGCTGACGGGGGTCTCCACCGACCCCGAGTTCGGGCCGCTCGTCGCGGTGGGACCGGGCGGGACGCTCGTCGAGCAGTTCGACGAGCGGGCGTTGCTGGTTCCGCCGTTCACGGCGGCGGAGGCGGCGGACGCTATCGCCGAGACTCGCCTCGATGCGCTCTTAGTCCAATCTGACGCCGACGCGACCGCGCTGGCTGAACTCCTCTCTCGGGTCGGCGACCTCGCTGCGGAGTGCGGGTCGCTCGACGAACTCGACCTCAACCCCGTGCTGGTTCGCGAGTCGGGGGTCGAGGTGGTGGACGCGCTGGTCCGGACTCGGTAA
- a CDS encoding acyl-CoA dehydrogenase family protein, translated as MAHRFRDTLPLSEQQRLVRRSIREICDNFDRAYWRDRAREGAYPREFVDELIDNGWMGALIPEEYGGAGMETSEVVVMMEEIAANGGGFSAAQAVHGGIYNTVPLVEYGSEELKSELLPKVADGEASIQAFGLTEPNAGSDSTSIETRAEKDGDEYVVNGQKIWTSRVDQSDYLVLVVRTTPKSDVEKSTRGISMFLIDLDDALAQGALEMEEISKSVSEFVHSYELWFEDLRVPEENLIGEEGEGFYQVLDGLNEERLVIAAECVGLGELAVERGVEYANEREVFGRPVGKNQSIQHPLADAHARVQAAKQMTYDAADATGGSSEEIGARANMSKYLAAEACFEAADAAVQTHGGFGVATEYDVERYFREARLTRLVPITQQLALNYIGENVLGLPRSY; from the coding sequence ATGGCTCATCGCTTCAGGGACACCCTCCCGTTGTCCGAGCAGCAGCGCCTGGTGCGTCGAAGCATCAGAGAGATATGCGACAACTTCGACCGCGCGTACTGGCGCGACCGGGCACGAGAGGGAGCCTACCCCCGCGAGTTCGTGGACGAGCTGATAGACAACGGGTGGATGGGTGCGCTCATCCCGGAGGAGTACGGCGGTGCGGGCATGGAGACGAGCGAGGTCGTGGTGATGATGGAGGAGATAGCGGCCAACGGCGGCGGGTTCAGCGCCGCGCAGGCGGTCCACGGGGGCATCTACAACACCGTCCCGCTCGTCGAGTACGGCAGCGAGGAGTTGAAGTCGGAACTGCTGCCGAAAGTAGCCGACGGGGAGGCCTCGATACAGGCGTTCGGACTGACCGAACCCAACGCGGGGTCCGACTCCACGTCCATCGAGACCCGGGCGGAGAAGGACGGCGACGAGTACGTCGTGAACGGACAGAAGATATGGACCTCGCGGGTGGACCAGAGCGACTACCTCGTCCTCGTCGTCCGCACGACTCCCAAGTCCGACGTCGAGAAGTCCACTCGCGGTATCTCGATGTTCCTTATCGACCTCGACGACGCGCTGGCGCAGGGCGCGCTGGAGATGGAGGAGATATCGAAGTCGGTCAGCGAGTTCGTCCACTCCTACGAACTCTGGTTCGAGGACCTCCGCGTACCCGAGGAGAACCTGATAGGGGAGGAAGGCGAGGGGTTCTATCAGGTGCTGGACGGTCTGAACGAGGAACGCCTCGTCATCGCCGCCGAGTGCGTCGGACTCGGCGAGTTAGCCGTCGAGCGTGGCGTCGAGTACGCCAACGAGCGCGAGGTGTTCGGCCGACCCGTCGGGAAGAACCAATCTATCCAGCATCCGCTCGCGGACGCTCACGCCCGCGTCCAGGCCGCCAAGCAGATGACCTACGACGCTGCCGACGCGACCGGCGGGTCGAGCGAGGAGATCGGCGCGCGCGCCAACATGTCGAAGTACCTCGCCGCGGAGGCGTGTTTCGAGGCAGCGGACGCCGCGGTGCAGACCCACGGCGGGTTCGGCGTGGCGACGGAGTACGACGTCGAGCGCTACTTCCGCGAGGCGCGGTTGACCCGACTGGTCCCGATAACGCAGCAACTCGCGCTGAACTACATCGGCGAGAACGTACTCGGACTACCTCGCTCGTACTGA
- a CDS encoding MaoC family dehydratase, with protein sequence MVDTDDSESDDRDAPEGTDEDARRLVSGWQGRFYEDFQVGDIYKHPYGRTVTETDNVWFTNVSMNLNPMHFNEAYAAETEFGERLVDGTFVIALAVGMSVIDVSQNATANLGYDDIRHHAPVFHGDTIFAESEVLDKRESDSRDHVGIVTTELRAYNQDDDLVLSLERTPMVLKREHAQPSAAKPPGWIEGVGTQPEDLD encoded by the coding sequence ATGGTAGACACCGACGACTCCGAGAGCGACGACCGAGACGCGCCCGAAGGGACCGACGAAGACGCCCGACGACTCGTCTCCGGTTGGCAGGGGCGCTTCTACGAGGACTTCCAGGTCGGCGACATCTACAAACACCCCTACGGGCGGACCGTGACCGAAACCGACAACGTCTGGTTCACGAACGTCAGCATGAACCTCAACCCGATGCACTTCAACGAGGCGTACGCCGCCGAGACGGAGTTTGGCGAGCGCCTCGTGGACGGGACGTTCGTCATCGCCTTGGCCGTCGGGATGAGCGTCATCGACGTCTCGCAGAACGCCACGGCGAACCTCGGCTACGACGACATCCGACACCACGCACCGGTGTTCCACGGTGACACGATATTCGCCGAGAGCGAAGTGCTCGACAAACGCGAGAGCGATTCGCGGGACCACGTTGGAATCGTCACTACCGAACTGCGGGCGTACAATCAGGACGACGACCTCGTCCTGTCGCTCGAACGGACACCCATGGTCCTGAAACGCGAACACGCGCAACCGAGTGCCGCAAAGCCGCCGGGGTGGATAGAAGGGGTCGGAACGCAACCCGAAGACCTCGACTGA